Proteins from one Phocoena sinus isolate mPhoSin1 chromosome 8, mPhoSin1.pri, whole genome shotgun sequence genomic window:
- the CD151 gene encoding CD151 antigen isoform X3, giving the protein MDILPEPSPWQAVGLAPSLGLVWTSVSPPPVPTGVWPSSQSGPPLPPCRRMGEFGEKTTTCGTVCLKYLLFTFNCCFWLAGLAVMAVGIWTLALKSDYISLLASGTYLATAYILVVAGAVVMVTGVLGCCATFKERRDLLRLYFTLLLVIFLLEIIAGALAYVYYQQLNAELKENLKDTMTKRYHQLGHEGVTSAVDKLQQEFHCCGSNNSQDWRDSEWIRSGEAGGRVVPDSCCKTVVAGCGQRDHASNIYKVEGGCITKLETFIQEHLRIIGAVGLGIACVQVFGVIFTCCLYKSLKLEHY; this is encoded by the exons ATGGACATTCTCCCAGAGCCTTCACCCTGGCAGGCAGTTGGCTTGGCCCCCAGCCTGGGGCTGGTCTGGACATCTGTGtcccctcctcctgtccccacTGGTGTCTGGCCATCCTCCCAGTCaggccctcccctgcctccctgccgCAGGATGGGCGAGTTTGGCGAGAAGACGACGACGTGTGGCACCGTCTGCCTCAAGTACTTGCTCTTCACCTTCAACTGCTGCTTCTGG CTGGCTGGTCTGGCCGTCATGGCCGTGGGCATCTGGACACTGGCTCTCAAGAGCGACTACATCAGCCTGCTGGCCTCGGGCACTTACCTGGCCACAGCCTACATCCTGGTGGTGGCGGGCGCTGTCGTCATGGTGACCGGGGTTCTGGGCTGCTGCGCCACCTTCAAGGAGCGGAGGGACCTGCTGCGTCTG TACTTCACCCTGCTCCTCGTCATCTTCCTGCTGGAGATCATCGCGGGAGCCCTGGCCTACGTCTACTACCAGCAG CTGAACGCAGAGCTCAAGGAGAACCTGAAGGACACCATGACCAAGCGGTACCATCAGCTGGGCCACGAGGGCGTGACCAGCGCTGTGGACAAGCTGCAGCAGGAG TTCCACTGCTGTGGCAGCAACAACTCGCAGGACTGGCGGGACAGCGAGTGGATCCGCTCGGGCGAGGCAGGCGGCCGCGTGGTCCCCGACAGCTGCTGCAAGACCGTGGTGGCCGGCTGCGGGCAGCGCGACCACGCCTCCAACATCTACAAGGTGGAG GGCGGCTGCATCACTAAGCTGGAGACGTTCATCCAGGAGCACCTGAGGATCATCGGGGCCGTGGGCCTCGGCATCGCCTGCGTGCAG GTGTTTGGCGTGATCTTCACGTGCTGCCTCTACAAGAGCCTGAAGCTGGAGCACTACTGA
- the TSPAN4 gene encoding tetraspanin-4 isoform X1, with the protein MRRSSTDESTYRRSPSPPGKEPGFARGGPFFGLHANPGPKAAQARYTSPKGSKYVVFYLDLSFIFLLELKRCSMARGCLQGVKYLMFAFNLLFWLGGCGILGVGIWLAATQGNFATLSSSFPSLSAANLLIVTGTFVMAIGFVGCIGAIKENKCLLLTLPQVSSTCQMFPLGLGPLGAVGRVWLRPLGWRRKLGRGRGPDPGLSHGVTWSSEASACWGSVGPGGGGIRSGTPGEDRARSPGPVPSPHSVQGPHGASGASKSGVAHLSWLLALPPALLSGGATWRERRCRQAPLLSLVVASGLCLWVPEWSLPL; encoded by the exons ATGCGCCGCTCGAGCACGGACGAGTCCACGTACCGGCGCAGCCCGTCGCCGCCGGGCAAGGAGCCGGGCTTCGCGCGCGGCGGCCCCTTCTTTGGCCTGCACGCCAACCCTGGCCCCAAGGCGGCCCAGGCGCGCTACACGTCGCCCAAGGGCAGCAAGTACGTGGTCTTCTACTTGGACCTGTCCTTCATCTTCCTCCTAGAGCTGAAGCGCTGCAGCATGGCGCGCGGCTGCCTGCAGGGCGTCAAGTACCTCATGTTCGCCTTCAACCTGCTCTTCTGG CTGGGAGGCTGCGGCATCCTCGGCGTCGGCATCTGGCTGGCGGCCACGCAGGGGAACTTCGCCACCCTGTCCTCCTCCTTCCCGTCCCTGTCAGCCGCCAACCTGCTTATTGTCACCGGCACCTTTGTGATGGCCATCGGCTTTGTGGGCTGCATCGGGGCCATCAAGGAGAACAAATGCCTTCTGCTCACT CTTCCGCAAGTGTCCAGCACGTGCCAGATGTTCCCGTTGGGGCTTGGACCCCTCGGAGCAGTGGGTAGGGTGTGGCTTCGGCCCCTTGGatggaggaggaagctggggcgCGGGCGGGGCCCTGACCCTGGCCTTTCCCACGGGGTGACTTGGAGTTCGGAGGCTAGTGCCTGCTGGGGCAGCGTGGGCCCAGGTGGAGGGGGGATAAGATCGGGCACCCCAGGAGAGGACCGGGCCCGCTCCCCTGGCCctgtcccttctccccactctGTCCAGGGGCCCCATGGGGCCAGTGGGGCTTCAAAGAGCGGTGTGGCCCACTTATCCTGGCTTCTGGCCCTGCCCCCCGCCCTCCTTTCTGGGGGAGCAACGTGGCGGGAAAGGAGGTGCCGGCAGGCTCCACTGCTCAGCCTGGTTgtggcgtcagggctgtgcctgtGGGTGCCCGAGTGGAGTCTGCCACTCTGA
- the POLR2L gene encoding DNA-directed RNA polymerases I, II, and III subunit RPABC5 gives MIIPVRCFTCGKIVGNKWEAYLGLLQAEYTEGDALDALGLKRYCCRRMLLAHVDLIEKLLNYAPLEK, from the exons ATGATCATCCCTGTGCGCTGCTTCACGTGCGGCAAGATCGTCGGTAACAAGTGGGAGGCCTACCTGGGGCTGCTGCAGGCCGAGTACACCGAGGG GGACGCTCTGGACGCGCTGGGCCTGAAGCGCTACTGCTGCCGCCGCATGCTGCTGGCCCACGTGGACCTGATCGAGAAGCTCCTCAACTACGCACCCCTGGAGAAGTGA
- the CD151 gene encoding CD151 antigen isoform X2, translating into MDSAVLIWGGVPSHLPSPVSAHIPAGPTEGRHLGVSTGGPGGPPALACCLEPSPCGCLGAEGSGCALLCLGLGSPHGLGVSVSRPVSRSPCTAPQYFTLLLVIFLLEIIAGALAYVYYQQLNAELKENLKDTMTKRYHQLGHEGVTSAVDKLQQEFHCCGSNNSQDWRDSEWIRSGEAGGRVVPDSCCKTVVAGCGQRDHASNIYKVEGGCITKLETFIQEHLRIIGAVGLGIACVQVFGVIFTCCLYKSLKLEHY; encoded by the exons ATGGACTCTGCTGTGCTCATCTGGGGGGGTGTCCCTTCCCACCTGCCCAGTCCTGTGAGTGCCCACATCCCAGCTGGGCCTACAGAGGGAAGACACCTGGGAGTGAGCACTGGGGGTCCTGGCGGCCCCCCAGCGCTCGCCTGCTGCCTGGAGCCCTCACCGTGTGGCTGCTTGGGAGCTGAGGGCAGTGGCTGTGCTCTGTTGTGCCTGGGCCTGGGGAGTCCTCACGGACTGGGAGTGTCCGTGTCCCGCCCCGTCTCACGGAGCCCCTGCACCGCCCCCCAGTACTTCACCCTGCTCCTCGTCATCTTCCTGCTGGAGATCATCGCGGGAGCCCTGGCCTACGTCTACTACCAGCAG CTGAACGCAGAGCTCAAGGAGAACCTGAAGGACACCATGACCAAGCGGTACCATCAGCTGGGCCACGAGGGCGTGACCAGCGCTGTGGACAAGCTGCAGCAGGAG TTCCACTGCTGTGGCAGCAACAACTCGCAGGACTGGCGGGACAGCGAGTGGATCCGCTCGGGCGAGGCAGGCGGCCGCGTGGTCCCCGACAGCTGCTGCAAGACCGTGGTGGCCGGCTGCGGGCAGCGCGACCACGCCTCCAACATCTACAAGGTGGAG GGCGGCTGCATCACTAAGCTGGAGACGTTCATCCAGGAGCACCTGAGGATCATCGGGGCCGTGGGCCTCGGCATCGCCTGCGTGCAG GTGTTTGGCGTGATCTTCACGTGCTGCCTCTACAAGAGCCTGAAGCTGGAGCACTACTGA
- the TSPAN4 gene encoding tetraspanin-4 isoform X6, whose product MARGCLQGVKYLMFAFNLLFWLGGCGILGVGIWLAATQGNFATLSSSFPSLSAANLLIVTGTFVMAIGFVGCIGAIKENKCLLLTLPQVSSTCQMFPLGLGPLGAVGRVWLRPLGWRRKLGRGRGPDPGLSHGVTWSSEASACWGSVGPGGGGIRSGTPGEDRARSPGPVPSPHSVQGPHGASGASKSGVAHLSWLLALPPALLSGGATWRERRCRQAPLLSLVVASGLCLWVPEWSLPL is encoded by the exons ATGGCGCGCGGCTGCCTGCAGGGCGTCAAGTACCTCATGTTCGCCTTCAACCTGCTCTTCTGG CTGGGAGGCTGCGGCATCCTCGGCGTCGGCATCTGGCTGGCGGCCACGCAGGGGAACTTCGCCACCCTGTCCTCCTCCTTCCCGTCCCTGTCAGCCGCCAACCTGCTTATTGTCACCGGCACCTTTGTGATGGCCATCGGCTTTGTGGGCTGCATCGGGGCCATCAAGGAGAACAAATGCCTTCTGCTCACT CTTCCGCAAGTGTCCAGCACGTGCCAGATGTTCCCGTTGGGGCTTGGACCCCTCGGAGCAGTGGGTAGGGTGTGGCTTCGGCCCCTTGGatggaggaggaagctggggcgCGGGCGGGGCCCTGACCCTGGCCTTTCCCACGGGGTGACTTGGAGTTCGGAGGCTAGTGCCTGCTGGGGCAGCGTGGGCCCAGGTGGAGGGGGGATAAGATCGGGCACCCCAGGAGAGGACCGGGCCCGCTCCCCTGGCCctgtcccttctccccactctGTCCAGGGGCCCCATGGGGCCAGTGGGGCTTCAAAGAGCGGTGTGGCCCACTTATCCTGGCTTCTGGCCCTGCCCCCCGCCCTCCTTTCTGGGGGAGCAACGTGGCGGGAAAGGAGGTGCCGGCAGGCTCCACTGCTCAGCCTGGTTgtggcgtcagggctgtgcctgtGGGTGCCCGAGTGGAGTCTGCCACTCTGA
- the CD151 gene encoding CD151 antigen isoform X1, whose amino-acid sequence MGEFGEKTTTCGTVCLKYLLFTFNCCFWLAGLAVMAVGIWTLALKSDYISLLASGTYLATAYILVVAGAVVMVTGVLGCCATFKERRDLLRLYFTLLLVIFLLEIIAGALAYVYYQQLNAELKENLKDTMTKRYHQLGHEGVTSAVDKLQQEFHCCGSNNSQDWRDSEWIRSGEAGGRVVPDSCCKTVVAGCGQRDHASNIYKVEGGCITKLETFIQEHLRIIGAVGLGIACVQVFGVIFTCCLYKSLKLEHY is encoded by the exons ATGGGCGAGTTTGGCGAGAAGACGACGACGTGTGGCACCGTCTGCCTCAAGTACTTGCTCTTCACCTTCAACTGCTGCTTCTGG CTGGCTGGTCTGGCCGTCATGGCCGTGGGCATCTGGACACTGGCTCTCAAGAGCGACTACATCAGCCTGCTGGCCTCGGGCACTTACCTGGCCACAGCCTACATCCTGGTGGTGGCGGGCGCTGTCGTCATGGTGACCGGGGTTCTGGGCTGCTGCGCCACCTTCAAGGAGCGGAGGGACCTGCTGCGTCTG TACTTCACCCTGCTCCTCGTCATCTTCCTGCTGGAGATCATCGCGGGAGCCCTGGCCTACGTCTACTACCAGCAG CTGAACGCAGAGCTCAAGGAGAACCTGAAGGACACCATGACCAAGCGGTACCATCAGCTGGGCCACGAGGGCGTGACCAGCGCTGTGGACAAGCTGCAGCAGGAG TTCCACTGCTGTGGCAGCAACAACTCGCAGGACTGGCGGGACAGCGAGTGGATCCGCTCGGGCGAGGCAGGCGGCCGCGTGGTCCCCGACAGCTGCTGCAAGACCGTGGTGGCCGGCTGCGGGCAGCGCGACCACGCCTCCAACATCTACAAGGTGGAG GGCGGCTGCATCACTAAGCTGGAGACGTTCATCCAGGAGCACCTGAGGATCATCGGGGCCGTGGGCCTCGGCATCGCCTGCGTGCAG GTGTTTGGCGTGATCTTCACGTGCTGCCTCTACAAGAGCCTGAAGCTGGAGCACTACTGA